In Fusarium verticillioides 7600 chromosome 4, whole genome shotgun sequence, the following proteins share a genomic window:
- a CDS encoding glutamine amidotransferase produces the protein MCRFLVYKGSDEILLSKLILDPTHSILKQSFDSRLRLDTRRGQNNADGFGIGFYTDPKLGSAPCLFTSTIPAWNCTNLQRIASKTASRLIFGHVRATTEGSLSEDNCHPFTHGSLMWMHNGGLGGWKYIKRRLGERLADKWYLGVKGGTDSEWAFALFLDTLERLGHDPSACPETGFGPTILREAMKRTIAQINEMTDAIPESILQNEDVDTRSLLNFAVTDGHSVICTRYISSSKDEAASLYYSSGTQWTTRTQSASDKQYQMERKDRGADIVLVASEPLTFERENWVNVPTNSILTIHRQTVMVHPIIDKYYERDPHHVRSSAFVQAKGLTSNEKNRSGVASPAGVDRQQQELEGYRKMMSSTLNFGPPRSLSPDMCRQTRKIAPVCESIPVPQPQAQPTPAQTTAPSEQGNKPAPAQGNIKVKRRSVQLLDGNQGQSSNDYDQISDTEEPARADVHNPRKLSRYFPELTLASHAGS, from the exons ATGTGCCGTTTTCTG GTTTACAAAGGGAGTGACGAGATTCTTCTATCAAAGCTGATTCTCGATCCTACTCATTCTATTCTCAAACAGTCATTCGATTCTCGGTTGCGTCTC GATACGAGACGAGGTCAGAACAACGCGGATGGCTTTGGCATAGGCTTCTACACCGACCCTAAACTTGGCTCAGCGCCTTGCCTTTTCACATCGACCATTCCCGCCTGGAATTGCACCAATCTGCAGCGAATCGCTTCAAAGACCGCCTCCCGCCTAATCTTTGGCCATGTTCGTGCCACGACCGAAGGCTCCCTAAGCGAAGACAACTGCCACCCTTTCACACACGGTAGTTTGATGTGGATGCACAATGGCGGTCTGGGTGGGTGGAAATACATCAAGCGTCGCCTGGGCGAGCGTCTCGCCGACAAGTGGTATCTGGGCGTTAAAGGCGGAACAGATAGCGAGTGGGCATTTGCCCTCTTCCTCGATACTCTTGAGCGACTTGGTCACGACCCAAGCGCTTGCCCCGAAACTGGCTTTGGTCCGACTATTCTTCGAGAGGCTATGAAGCGCACGATCGCGCAAATCAACGAGATGACCGATGCGATTCCCGAAAGCATACTACAGAacgaggatgttgataccagaagcttgctcaacTTTGCTGTCACCGATGGTCATAGCGTGATCTGCACTCGATACATCAGCAGTTCCAAGGACGAGGCGGCCAGCTTGTACTATTCTTCCGGAACCCAATGGACAACACGAACACAATCCGCGAGTGACAAGCAGTACCAGATGGAACGCAAGGATCGGGGCGCCGACATTGTACTTGTTGCAAGCGAGCCCCTGACGTTTGAGAGAG AGAATTGGGTCAACGTACCAACAAATTCTATCTTGACAATCCACAGGCAGACCGTCATGGTCCATCCAATAATCGACAAGTACTACGAACGTGATCCTCACCACGTTCGCTCCAGTGCATTTGTCCAGGCCAAGGGACTTACGTCAAATGAGAAGAATCGAAGTGGCGTTGCTAGTCCTGCGGGAGTTGATCGGCAGCAACAGGAGCTTGAGGGCTACCGCAAGATGATGTCAAGCACTCTCAACTTTGGCCCACCTAGGAGCCTCAGTCCCGATATGTGCCGTCAGACCAGAAAGATAGCCCCTGTGTGTGAGTCGATCCCTGTGCCTCAACCACAAGCACAGCCTACACCTGCACAGACAACCGCTCCAAGTGAACAAGGCAACAAACCAGCCCCAGCGCAGGGAAACATCAAAGTTAAGAGACGATCTGTCCAGCTGCTGGATGGCAACCAAGGCCAAAGTTCAAACGATTACGATCAAATCTCCGATACCGAAGAGCCAGCGAGGGCAGACGTGCATAATCCTAGGAAGCTTTCGCGGTATTTCCCCGAGCTGACTCTCGCATCGCATGCGGGGTCTTAG
- a CDS encoding glutathione peroxidase, with the protein MYVCNSDWFLRFIPCHSTTNSTATVPVPVPGPTYLMSLWRATAPRWLTLQPSSSSSSRWLNKYYTTTATTSSRSPRFSPLNTKHNHSSPHQRNITHNHFRQLSTTAKMASATSFYDFKPLDKRGQEVPLADYKGKVVLIVNTASKCGFTPQYAGLEKLWTKLKEKYPEDFVILGFPCNQFGGQEPGTDDDIQEFCQLNYGVTFPIMQKTEVNGDNTNPLWAWLKDQQSGLLGLKRIKWNFEKFLVGRDGKVKGRWASTTKPESLEEPILKALAEKTEA; encoded by the exons atgtatgtatgtaacTCGGATTGGTTCTTGAGATTTATTCCCTGCCACTCTACTACCAATTCTACTGCAACTGTACCTGTACCTGTACCTGGACCTACCTATCTAATGTCCCTGTGGCGTGCTACTGCTCCCCGTTGGTTGACTCTACAGCCATCATCGAGTTCCAGTTCCCGCTGGCTTAATAAATACTACACCACCACCGCTACGACCTCTTCTCGTTCCCCGCGATTCTCACCTCTCAACACAAAACACAACCACAGCAGTCCTCACCAGAGAAATATCACTCATAACCATTTTCGCCAACTGAGTACAACTGCAAAGATGGCTTCCGCTACTAGCTTTTACGACTTCAAGCCTCTTGACA AGCGCGGTCAAGAGGTTCCCCTCGCCGACTACAAGGGTAAGGTCGTCCTCATTGTCAACACAGCCTCCAAGTGCGGCTTCACTCCCCAGTAtgctggtctcgagaagctctggaccaagctcaaggagaagtacCCTGAGGACTTTGTCATTCTCGGCTTCCCCTGCAACCAGTTCGGTGGCCAGGAGCCCGGCACCGACGACGACATCCAGGAGTTCTGCCAGCTCAACTACGGCGTGACCTTCCCCATCATGCAGAAGACCGAGGTCAACGgcgacaacaccaaccctCTCTGGGCCTGGCTCAAGGACCAGCAGTCGGGTCTTTTGGGCCTCAAGCGCATTAAGTGGAACTTTGAGAAGTTCCTTGTTGGACGtgatggaaaggtcaaggGGCGCTGGGCTAGCACCACCAAGCCCGAGTCTCTGGAGGAGCCTATCCTGAAGGCTCTTGCGGAGAAGACCGAGGCTTAA